One region of Gossypium raimondii isolate GPD5lz chromosome 6, ASM2569854v1, whole genome shotgun sequence genomic DNA includes:
- the LOC105773107 gene encoding serine/threonine protein phosphatase 2A 57 kDa regulatory subunit B' kappa isoform isoform X1, with the protein MSYDRELALDRWWIYSLFSLYFIGSEVCVAGSCFATMLKQILIKLPRKLQKSDLLDSSGSDSGNHTSNSGNGVQCTNIGNSISSRLSVVKRVSSAVFPASIMVGVEAVEPYLSFTDVSILQKQSLFISKLNLCCEVSDFSDPDKTSAEQDLKHQTLIELVDFVSTGSAKFNEPAIAAMCKMCAVNLFRVFPPKYRSNSISGEVEDEEPMFDPSWSNLQLVYDLLLGFITYSSLDAKVAKKYVDHSFISRLLDLFDSEDPRERDCLKTILHRIYAKLMVHRPFVRKAVSNIMYRFVFETERHNGIAELLEIFGSIISGFAVPLKEEHKMFLWKSLIPLHKLKLVGVYHQQLTFCVVQFIDKDPNLADSVIKGLLKYWPVTNSQKELMFISELEEVLEMTSMAEFLKIMVPLFRRIAFCLNSSHYQVAERTHLLWNNEHILNLVTHNRQVIFPLIFPALERNSENHWNQAVLNLTQSIKKMLCEMDEELVLACRQKMEEENSQSSEATEKRKLIWERLETAANVIPPAACPVAC; encoded by the exons ATGTCATATGATCGTGAATTGGCACTAGATCGTTGGTGgatttactctcttttttcgCTTTATTTTATCGGATCTGAAG TCTGTGTTGCTGGAAGTTGCTTTGCTACAATGCtcaaacaaattttaatcaaactcCCGCGGAAGTTACAAAAATCTGACCTATTAGATTCATCTGGAAGTGATTCTGGAAACCATACTTCTAACTCAGGGAATGGAGTTCAATGTACAAATATCGGGAATAGTATATCAAGTCGTCTAAGTGTTGTTAAACGGGTGTCCTCAGCTGTTTTTCCTGCTAGCATCATGGTTGGTGTGGAGGCAGTAGAACCCTATTTATCTTTCACAGATGTTTCAATTCTGCAGAAACAGAGCCTctttattagtaaattgaatCTGTGCTGCGAGGTTTCTGATTTCAGTGATCCTGATAAAACTAGCGCCGAGCAAGATCTTAAACATCAAACACTGATAGAACTAGTCGATTTTGTTTCTACGGGGTCTGCAAAGTTCAATGAACCGGCAATTGCCGCAATGTGTAAAATGTGCGCCGTTAACCTGTTCAGAGTTTTTCCACCTAAATATCGGTCTAATAGCATTAGTGGTGAAGTGGAAGATGAAGAGCCAATGTTTGATCCTTCATGGTCAAATTTGCAACTCGTATATGATCTACTTCTTGGGTTTATTACGTATAGTTCTCTTGATGCAAAGGTGGCAAAGAAGTACGTAGATCATTCTTTTATTTCGAGGTTACTTGACCTCTTTGATTCTGAGGACCCCCGGGAAAGGGACTGTTTGAAAACAATTCTGCACAGAATTTACGCGAAACTCATGGTGCACAGGCCCTTTGTACGAAAAGCTGTTAGCAATATCATGTAtcgttttgtttttgaaactgaAAGGCATAATGGTATTGCTGAACTCCTCGAGATATTCGGAAGTATTATTAGTGGTTTTGCTGTACCATTGAAAGAGGAACACAAGATGTTTTTGTGGAAATCCCTTATTCCTTTACACAAACTGAAACTGGTGGGTGTTTATCATCAGCAATTAACATTTTGTGTTGTACAGTTTATAGATAAGGATCCGAACTTAGCCGATAGCGTGATTAAGGGACTGTTAAAGTATTGGCCAGTTACAAATAGCCAGAAGGAGTTAATGTTTATTAGTGAGTTGGAAGAGGTTTTGGAGATGACTAGCATGGCCGAGTTCCTAAAGATCATGGTTCCACTGTTTCGGCGTATTGCATTTTGCTTAAACAGCTCCCATTACCAg GTGGCTGAACGAACTCACTTGCTATGGAACAATGAGCACATCCTTAATCTTGTAACACATAACCGTCAGGTGATATTTCCTCTTATCTTCCCTGCCCTCGAGCGAAATTCTGAGAACCATTGGAACCAAGCAGTGCTTAACCTGACACAAAGCATAAAGAAGATGTTGTGCGAGATGGATGAAGAACTTGTGCTTGCTTGCCGGCAGAAGATGGAGGAGGAAAACTCCCAGTCGAGTGAGGCAACTGAGAAGAGGAAACTAATATGGGAACGCCTGGAAACTGCTGCCAACGTGATTCCTCCCGCTGCATGCCCGGTTGcctgttga
- the LOC105773608 gene encoding palmitoyl-acyl carrier protein thioesterase, chloroplastic, whose protein sequence is MVATAATSSFFPITSSPDSIDSKNKKLGNGSTNLGGIKLKPSASSGSLQVKANAQAPPKINGTTVVMTPVEGFTSEDAASSLPPRTFINQLPDWSMLLAAITTIFLAAEKQWMMLDWKPRRPDMLIDPFGIGRIVQDGLVFRQNFSIRSYEIGADRTASIETLMNHLQETAINHCKSAGLLGDGFGATPGMCKKNLIWVVTRMQVVVDRYPTWGDVVQVDTWVSASGKNGMRRDWLVSNSKTGEILTRASSVWVMMNKLTRRLSKIPEEVRGEIEPHFMNSDPVVAEDNRKLVKLDDNTAQYVRKGLTPRWSDLDVNQHVNNVKYVGWILESTPLGIVESHELCSMTLEYRRECGRDSVLQSLTAVSGVGNLGNMGEIECQHLLQLEEGSEIVRGRTQWRPKNAKSFGKMDQVPAQSA, encoded by the exons atgGTTGCCACTGCTGCTACATCCTCATTCTTTCCAATCACTTCTTCCCCGGACTCCATTGACTCAAAAAACAAGAAGCTTGGAAATGGATCTACTAACCTTGGAGGTATAAAGTTGAAACCATCTGCTTCTTCTGGAAGTTTGCAAGTTAAGGCAAATGCACAAGCCCCCCCAAAGATAAATGGTACCACAGTTGTGATGACTCCAGTAGAAGGTTTCACGAGCGAAGATGCTGCAAGTTCCCTACCTCCCAGGACGTTTATCAATCAGTTACCTGATTGGAGCATGCTTCTTGCTGCTATCACAACCATTTTCCTGGCTGCTGAGAAGCAGTGGATGATGCTTGATTGGAAGCCAAGGCGGCCTGACATGCTCATTGACCCATTTGGGATAGGGAGGATTGTTCAGGATGGTCTTGTTTTTCGTCAGAACTTCTCAATTAGGTCTTATGAGATAGGTGCTGATCGTACAGCATCCATAGAGACGCTAATGAACCATTTACAG GAAACAGCGATTAATCATTGTAAAAGTGCTGGACTGCTAGGAGATGGTTTTGGTGCTACCCCTGGGATGTGCAAGAAAAACCTAATATGGGTAGTCACCCGGATGCAAGTTGTGGTTGATCGTTATCCAACTTG GGGTGATGTTGTTCAAGTAGACACTTGGGTCAGTGCATCAGGAAAGAATGGCATGCGAAGGGATTGGCTTGTCAGCAATAGTAAAACTGGTGAAATTTTAACTAGAGCCTCAAG TGTGTGGGTGATGATGAATAAACTGACCAGAAGGTTATCTAAAATTCCAGAAGAGGTCCGAGGAGAAATAGAACCTCATTTTATGAATTCAGATCCAGTGGTGGCTGAGGATAACCGGAAATTAGTGAAACTTGACGACAACACAGCCCAATATGTGCGCAAGGGTTTAACT CCTCGATGGAGCGACCTGGATGTGAATCAGCATGTCAACAATGTGAAGTACGTTGGTTGGATCCTTGAG AGTACACCATTGGGAATTGTGGAGAGTCATGAGCTTTGTTCCATGACACTGGAGTATAGGAGGGAGTGTGGGAGGGACAGCGTGCTGCAGTCACTAACTGCGGTGTCTGGTGTGGGCAACCTCGGGAATATGGGGGAAATTGAGTGCCAGCACTTGCTCCAACTTGAAGAGGGGTCTGAGATTGTGAGAGGGAGGACACAGTGGAGGCCAAAGAATGCCAAGAGTTTTGGTAAAATGGATCAAGTTCCCGCACAAAGTGCATAG
- the LOC105773107 gene encoding serine/threonine protein phosphatase 2A 57 kDa regulatory subunit B' kappa isoform isoform X2 — MLKQILIKLPRKLQKSDLLDSSGSDSGNHTSNSGNGVQCTNIGNSISSRLSVVKRVSSAVFPASIMVGVEAVEPYLSFTDVSILQKQSLFISKLNLCCEVSDFSDPDKTSAEQDLKHQTLIELVDFVSTGSAKFNEPAIAAMCKMCAVNLFRVFPPKYRSNSISGEVEDEEPMFDPSWSNLQLVYDLLLGFITYSSLDAKVAKKYVDHSFISRLLDLFDSEDPRERDCLKTILHRIYAKLMVHRPFVRKAVSNIMYRFVFETERHNGIAELLEIFGSIISGFAVPLKEEHKMFLWKSLIPLHKLKLVGVYHQQLTFCVVQFIDKDPNLADSVIKGLLKYWPVTNSQKELMFISELEEVLEMTSMAEFLKIMVPLFRRIAFCLNSSHYQVAERTHLLWNNEHILNLVTHNRQVIFPLIFPALERNSENHWNQAVLNLTQSIKKMLCEMDEELVLACRQKMEEENSQSSEATEKRKLIWERLETAANVIPPAACPVAC; from the exons ATGCtcaaacaaattttaatcaaactcCCGCGGAAGTTACAAAAATCTGACCTATTAGATTCATCTGGAAGTGATTCTGGAAACCATACTTCTAACTCAGGGAATGGAGTTCAATGTACAAATATCGGGAATAGTATATCAAGTCGTCTAAGTGTTGTTAAACGGGTGTCCTCAGCTGTTTTTCCTGCTAGCATCATGGTTGGTGTGGAGGCAGTAGAACCCTATTTATCTTTCACAGATGTTTCAATTCTGCAGAAACAGAGCCTctttattagtaaattgaatCTGTGCTGCGAGGTTTCTGATTTCAGTGATCCTGATAAAACTAGCGCCGAGCAAGATCTTAAACATCAAACACTGATAGAACTAGTCGATTTTGTTTCTACGGGGTCTGCAAAGTTCAATGAACCGGCAATTGCCGCAATGTGTAAAATGTGCGCCGTTAACCTGTTCAGAGTTTTTCCACCTAAATATCGGTCTAATAGCATTAGTGGTGAAGTGGAAGATGAAGAGCCAATGTTTGATCCTTCATGGTCAAATTTGCAACTCGTATATGATCTACTTCTTGGGTTTATTACGTATAGTTCTCTTGATGCAAAGGTGGCAAAGAAGTACGTAGATCATTCTTTTATTTCGAGGTTACTTGACCTCTTTGATTCTGAGGACCCCCGGGAAAGGGACTGTTTGAAAACAATTCTGCACAGAATTTACGCGAAACTCATGGTGCACAGGCCCTTTGTACGAAAAGCTGTTAGCAATATCATGTAtcgttttgtttttgaaactgaAAGGCATAATGGTATTGCTGAACTCCTCGAGATATTCGGAAGTATTATTAGTGGTTTTGCTGTACCATTGAAAGAGGAACACAAGATGTTTTTGTGGAAATCCCTTATTCCTTTACACAAACTGAAACTGGTGGGTGTTTATCATCAGCAATTAACATTTTGTGTTGTACAGTTTATAGATAAGGATCCGAACTTAGCCGATAGCGTGATTAAGGGACTGTTAAAGTATTGGCCAGTTACAAATAGCCAGAAGGAGTTAATGTTTATTAGTGAGTTGGAAGAGGTTTTGGAGATGACTAGCATGGCCGAGTTCCTAAAGATCATGGTTCCACTGTTTCGGCGTATTGCATTTTGCTTAAACAGCTCCCATTACCAg GTGGCTGAACGAACTCACTTGCTATGGAACAATGAGCACATCCTTAATCTTGTAACACATAACCGTCAGGTGATATTTCCTCTTATCTTCCCTGCCCTCGAGCGAAATTCTGAGAACCATTGGAACCAAGCAGTGCTTAACCTGACACAAAGCATAAAGAAGATGTTGTGCGAGATGGATGAAGAACTTGTGCTTGCTTGCCGGCAGAAGATGGAGGAGGAAAACTCCCAGTCGAGTGAGGCAACTGAGAAGAGGAAACTAATATGGGAACGCCTGGAAACTGCTGCCAACGTGATTCCTCCCGCTGCATGCCCGGTTGcctgttga